One Sparus aurata unplaced genomic scaffold, fSpaAur1.1, whole genome shotgun sequence genomic window carries:
- the LOC115578280 gene encoding zinc finger protein OZF-like: protein MESRQSLCESVKMSKVQTLRVFMKQRLTAAAEEIFELFERTIAEYEEELCRQRKLLDAVLQPQVQLHRTDVRRSVIKDEVPPEQQECSSSLDQEEPELPHIKEEQEELWTNQEEADLTKVTFTPVPVKSDDDDDEEKPLSSQLHQRQSEQLETEAGGEDCGGPDSDQHLHPETEDETEDSSEPETEVSDVDWEETRKPQSDLNSQINNEVTVSVGSSSDKEDCGNRGGQKSKMMIHTRSHVREKPFPCSECGNTFKRKYHLTQHMVVHSGEKPFSCSECGKRFKRKPDLTYHMAFHSGERPFSCSECGNTFKRKYHLTQHMVIHSGEKPFSCSECGKRFIQKGNLTSHMAVHSREKPFSCSECGTRFKRNRHLKRHMTCHTGETV from the exons ATGGAGAGCAGACAAAGTTTGTGTGAgtcagtgaaaatgtctaaagtccaaacactgagagtttttatgaagcagcgactaactgcggctgctgaagaaatatttgagctgtttgaaagaacgatagcagagtacgaggaggaactgtgtcgacAACGGAAACTACTGGACGCTGTTCTCCAGCCTCAGGTCCAGTTACACAGAACAG ACGTCCGGCGGTCGGTGATCAAAGATGAAGTTCCccctgagcagcaggagtgcagctccagtctggaccaggaggaaccagaactcccacacattaaagaggaacaggaggagctcTGGACCAATCAGGAGGAGGCTGACCTCACCAAGGTCACCTTCACTCCTGTCCCTGTAaagagtgatgatgatgatgatgaagagaaacctctgtcctcacagcttcatcaaagacaaTCTGAACAGTTGGAGACAGAAGCTGGtggagaggactgtggaggaccAGATTCAGATCAACATTTACATCCTGAGACTGAAGATGAGACTGAAGACTCTTctgaacctgagactgaagtcagtgatgttGACTGGGAGGAGACCAGAAAGCCTCAGTCAGATTTAAACTCTCAGATAAATAATGAAGTCACTGTCAGTGTAGGATCTAGTTCAGACAAGGAAGACTGTGGTAACAGAGGTGGTCAAAAGTCAAAGATGATGATTCATACGAGGAGCCACGTTAGAGAGAAACCGTTTCCTTGTTCGGAATGTGGTAATACATTCAAACGAAAGTATCATCTGACACAACACATGGTCGTACACTCAGGGGAGAAACCGtttagctgctctgaatgtggtaaaagatttaaACGAAAGCCAGATCTGACTTATCACATGGCCTTTCACTCAGGGGAGAGACCGtttagctgctctgaatgtggtaaTACATTCAAACGAAAGTATCATCTGACACAACACATGGTCATACACTCAGGGGAGAAACCGtttagctgctctgaatgtggtaaaagatttatACAAAAGGGAAATCTGACGTCCCACATGGCTGTACACTCAAGGGAGAAACCGtttagctgctctgaatgtggtacAAGATTCAAACGAAATAGACATCTGAAACGACACATGACTTGTCACACGGGAGAAACTGtttag